One genomic segment of Terriglobia bacterium includes these proteins:
- the bcp gene encoding thioredoxin-dependent thiol peroxidase, which translates to MLKEGGRAPDFTALDSAGQEVSLKDFKGRVVVLYFYPKANTPGCTLETCDFRDQHNAIRKQGAVVLGMSADSVKAQANFAGKYEVSFPLLCDEGKRILKAYGVWKEKSLYGRKFMGIERTTVIIDKDGKISKIFPKVKVKGHVEAVLQAIR; encoded by the coding sequence ATGCTTAAAGAAGGCGGCCGGGCTCCCGACTTCACTGCCCTTGACAGCGCAGGTCAAGAGGTCAGCCTGAAGGACTTCAAAGGTAGAGTCGTTGTCCTGTATTTCTATCCCAAAGCCAATACCCCGGGCTGCACCCTGGAGACGTGCGATTTCCGGGATCAGCACAATGCAATTCGGAAGCAGGGTGCCGTGGTCCTGGGCATGAGCGCCGACAGCGTGAAGGCCCAAGCGAATTTTGCCGGTAAATATGAGGTCTCATTCCCGCTGTTGTGTGACGAAGGGAAGCGGATTCTCAAGGCCTATGGTGTCTGGAAGGAAAAGAGCCTCTACGGAAGAAAATTCATGGGGATTGAGCGCACTACGGTCATCATTGACAAAGATGGGAAGATCAGTAAGATTTTTCCCAAGGTGAAGGTCAAGGGTCATGTCGAAGCGGTGCTCCAGGCGATAAGATGA